A single window of Eucalyptus grandis isolate ANBG69807.140 chromosome 1, ASM1654582v1, whole genome shotgun sequence DNA harbors:
- the LOC120286886 gene encoding disease resistance protein RPV1-like → MSTSACNRWTYDVFLSFRGEDTRRRFTGHLYSALEDAGIKAFRDDKALPRGETISSKLLQAIEEWRISIIVFSTNYADSRWCLEELEKIMEVKEMHGRLVLPVFFDVNPLEVRKHTGSFARALAEHEAYFEEERDRVDRWRTALTKAGNLSGWDLKDFANGHEAILIKVIVNKVLQELPYAYLDVPPFRVGLETRLEKIKSLLNLRSDEVLFMGICGREGIGKMTIAEAVYDCFFHAFEGRSYLSNVRQPNDLISLQEQFLSDIVKHRCIKIHNIRMRISVVKRTLCKKRVLFCWTM, encoded by the exons ATGAGTACCTCTGCTTGTAATCGGTGGACATAcgatgtgttcttgagctttagaggagAAGATACTCGCAGAAGATTCACCGGCCACCTTTACTCTGCCTTGGAAGATGCAGGAATCAAAGCTTTCAGAGACGACAAGGCTCTTCCAAGAGGAGAGACGATCTCATCCAAACTTTTGCAAGCTATAGAAGAGTGGAGGATATCCATTATTGTTTTCTCGACGAATTATGCTGATTCGAGGTGGTGTCTGGAAGAGCTTGAGAAGATAATGGAGGTCAAGGAAATGCATGGACGGTTGGTCCTTCCTGTGTTCTTTGACGTTAATCCTTTAGAAGTGCGGAAACACACTGGTAGTTTTGCCCGAGCACTTGCTGAACATGAAGCCTATTTCGAGGAAGAGAGGGACAGAGTCGACAGGTGGAGGACAGCTCTTACAAAAGCAGGAAATTTATCGGGCTGGGATCTGAAGGATTTTGCAAATGG GCATGAGGCTATACTCATCAAGGTCATCGTAAACAAGGTATTGCAAGAATTGCCATACGCATACCTGGATGTTCCACCATTCAGGGTTGGACTTGAAACTCgattagagaaaataaaatcattgcTAAACCTACGCTCGGATGAGGTGCTCTTCATGGGAATCTGCGGAAGAGAAGGAATTGGCAAGATGACAATAGCTGAAGCTGTTTATGACTGTTTCTTTCACGCCTTTGAAGGGAGAAGTTATCTTTCGAATGTGAGGCAACCAAATGATCTGATTAGCTTGCAAGAGCAATTTCTTTCAGACATTGTGAAGCATAGATGCATAAAAATACACAATATTCGTATGAGAATTAGTGTTGTTAAGAGAACTTTATGCAAGAAAAGGGTTTTATTTTGCTGGACGATGTGA